The proteins below come from a single Solea solea chromosome 6, fSolSol10.1, whole genome shotgun sequence genomic window:
- the gata2a gene encoding endothelial transcription factor GATA-2a, whose product MEVAAADQSRWMAHHHAVLNGQHPDSHHHSLSHNYMEPMAPLLPQDEVDMFLNHLDSQGNPYYTNSRARVTYSQAHARLTGNQVCRPHLIHSPGIPWLDPGKAALSAAHHHNAWAVSHFSKPGLHPSSSGYPCSSNTGTAPVSSLTPASHSSPHLYSFPPTPPKDVSPDPGPTSPTSTSTRMDDKESTKSYQVPLTDGMKMESCSPLRSGLASMNSQAAATHHPIPTYPAYTLPSHHDYSGSLFHPGSLLGGSPSSFTPKCKSKARSSSEGRECVNCGATSTPLWRRDGTGHYLCNACGLYHKMNGQNRPLIKPKRRLSAARRAGTCCANCQTTTTTLWRRNGNGDPVCNACGLYFKLHNVNRPLTMKKEGIQTRNRKMSSKSKRNKRTGDGFDELSKCMQDKGSPFSGAPGLTSHMTHMGHLPPFSHSGHMLPTPTPIHPSFGHPHHSNRSPVWAEPH is encoded by the exons ATGGAGGTCGCAGCGGCCGATCAGTCTCGGTGGATGGCGCACCATCACGCAGTGCTGAACGGCCAGCACCCGGACTCTCACCACCACAGTCTGAGCCACAACTACATGGAGCCCATGGCGCCTTTACTGCCGCAGGACGAGGTGGACATGTTTCTCAACCACTTGGACTCTCAAGGGAATCCGTACTACACCAACTCCAGGGCGAGGGTCACCTACAGCCAAGCGCACG CTCGTCTCACTGGGAACCAGGTTTGCCGACCACACCTCATCCACAGCCCCGGCATTCCGTGGCTGGACCCCGGGAAGGCTGCGCTGTCCGCCGCGCACCACCATAACGCATGGGCGGTGAGCCACTTCAGCAAGCCCGGCCTGCACCCCTCCAGCTCCGGCTACCCGTGCAGCAGCAACACCGGCACGGCCCCGGTGTCGTCGCTCACCCCGGCGTCTCACTCCAGCCCGCACCTCTACAGTTTCCCCCCGACTCCCCCGAAGGACGTGTCCCCGGACCCGGGCCCCACCTCGCCGACCTCCACATCCACCCGGATGGACGACAAGGAGTCCACCAAGTCCTACCAGGTGCCGCTGACGGACGGCATGAAAATGGAGAGCTGCAGTCCTCTGCGCAGCGGCCTGGCCTCCATGAACAGCCAGGCCGCGGCCACGCATCACCCCATCCCGACCTACCCGGCCTACACGCTGCCCTCGCACCACGACTACAGCGGCAGCCTCTTCCACCCGGGCAGCCTGCTCGGCGGCTCCCCCTCCAGCTTTACGCCCAAGTGCAAGAGCAAAGCCCGGTCGAGCTCAG AGGGCCGTGAATGCGTGAACTGCGGTGCCACCTCCACGCCGCTGTGGCGGCGGGACGGCACCGGCCACTACCTGTGCAACGCCTGCGGACTCTACCACAAGATGAACGGCCAGAACCGACCGCTCATCAAGCCCAAACGCAGACTG TCCGCTGCGAGACGCGCAGGCACCTGCTGCGCAAACTGCcagaccaccaccaccactctgtGGAGGCGCAACGGGAACGGAGACCCGGTGTGTAACGCCTGCGGACTTTACTTTAAACTGCACaat GTTAACAGACCCCTGACCATGAAGAAGGAAGGCATCCAGACACGCAACCGCAAGATGTCCAGCAAGTCCAAGAGGAACAAGCGAACAGGGGACGGCTTTGACGAGCTGTCCAAGTGCATGCAGGACAAGGGCTCTCCCTTCAGCGGAGCGCCGGGCCTCACCAGCCACATGACCCACATGGGTCACCTGCCCCCCTTCAGCCACTCGGGACACATGCTGCCCACTCCCACGCCCATTCACCCCTCCTTCGGTCACCCCCACCACTCCAATCGCTCGCCGGTGTGGGCCGAGCCTCACTGA